The Miscanthus floridulus cultivar M001 chromosome 17, ASM1932011v1, whole genome shotgun sequence genome has a window encoding:
- the LOC136518148 gene encoding G-type lectin S-receptor-like serine/threonine-protein kinase At2g19130 — protein sequence MLPPNPLYVALAAALIFFSSLHTPAAAAAADGDTLAAGQALAAGDKLVSRNGKFALGFFQFRQTLPGGGKGGGGAATNSTVSSPGWYLGVWFNKIPVCTPVWIANRDRPITESELKVAQLRISRDGNKLIVTNNTSTDESTIWSSAVTNSTTNASSVHAVLMNTGNLALLPESQSTAAPTSSYLWQSFDYPTDVGLPGAKIGWNKVAAGKPDFSRQFVSKKSLVDPSPGSYSINIDPNGLMQLTTRNDPIVRYWSWPSGRGLGELVSALTALINMDPRTKGLLVPGYVDTADEVYFTYSMTNESASVFVPIDITGQLKLMLWSEAKRSWETIYAQPSDFCVTSAVCGPFTVCNGNSGSGTSSFCGCMEAFSQTSPRDWELSDLTGGCARRTPLDCKASNRSGTSSGSTDVFHPIAQVTLPYNPRGIEGAAAQSDCAEACLGDCNCTAYSYSNGKCSVWHGDLLNVDQADSNAISSQDVLYLRLAKSDFQSLNKTNKKTPTVVIAASVIGSGLVVLMLVFVIWRNRFRWCNAPLHGIQDSGGGIIAFKYTDLCRATKNFSDRLGGGGFGSVFKGVLGDSTAIAVKRLDDARQGEKQFRAEVSSIGMIQHINLVKLIGFCCEGDKRLLVYEHVVNGSLDAHLFQSNATVLNWTRRYKIAIGVARGLCYLHQSCRECIIHCDIKPENILVDASFAPKIADFGMAAFVGRDFSRVLTTFRGTAGYLAPEWLSGIPITPKVDVYSFGMVVLEIISGKRNTPEVFSKSSYHVVYFPVQAIRKLHEGDLQSLVDPQLQEDLNLEEAERLCKVAFWCIQDNECDRPTMVDVVRVLEGLQELDMPPMPRLLAAITERADAELM from the coding sequence ATGCTGCCTCCCAACCCCCTCTACGTAGCACTAGCTGCTGCGCTCATCTTCTTCTCTTCGCTGCACactccagctgctgctgctgctgctgacggTGACACTCTCGCGGCAGGCCAGGCGCTCGCCGCCGGGGACAAGCTCGTCTCCCGCAACGGCAAGTTCGCGCTCGGCTTCTTCCAGTTCCGCCAAACCCTGCCAGGCGGtggcaagggcggcggcggcgccgccaccaACAGCACCGTCTCCTCCCCCGGCTGGTACCTTGGCGTATGGTTCAACAAGATCCCGGTCTGCACCCCGGTCTGGATCGCCAACCGGGACAGACCCATCACTGAGTCCGAGCTCAAGGTAGCCCAGCTCAGAATCTCCAGAGACGGCAACAAACTCATCGTCACCAACAACACCAGCACTGATGAATCCACAATCTGGTCCTCTGCTGTCACCAACAGCACCACAAACGCTAGTAGCGTCCATGCCGTCCTCATGAACACCGGCAACCTTGCCCTCCTACCAGAATCCCAATCCACTGCAGCACCCACCAGCTCCTACTTGTGGCAAAGCTTCGACTACCCCACCGACGTCGGCCTTCCCGGCGCCAAGATCGGCTGGAACAAGGTCGCCGCCGGCAAGCCGGATTTCAGCCGCCAGTTCGTCTCAAAGAAGAGCCTGGTCGATCCGAGCCCCGGCTCCTATTCCATCAACATCGACCCCAACGGGTTGATGCAGCTCACAACTCGCAACGACCCGATCGTGAGGTACTGGTCCTGGCCGTCCGGGAGGGGGTTAGGGGAGCTCGTGTCGGCGCTGACGGCTCTGATCAACATGGATCCGAGGACCAAGGGACTGCTGGTACCGGGCTACGTCGACACCGCCGACGAGGTGTACTTCACCTACAGCATGACCAACGAGTCGGCCTCCGTGTTCGTCCCCATCGACATCAccggccagctcaagctcatgcTCTGGTCGGAAGCCAAGAGGTCTTGGGAGACCATATACGCCCAGCCTTCGGATTTCTGCGTCACGTCTGCCGTGTGTGGACCTTTCACGGTCTGCAATGGCAATTCTGGTTCAGGCACATCGTCGTTCTGTGGCTGCATGGAGGCATTCTCTCAGACGTCGCCTCGggattgggagcttagtgatctGACAGGAGGGTGTGCAAGAAGAACTCCCTTGGATTGCAAAGCTAGCAACAGAAGCGGTACATCATCAGGTTCGACAGATGTGTTCCACCCTATAGCTCAAGTGACCTTGCCCTATAATCCCCGGGGAATAGAAGGCGCCGCCGCACAAAGCGATTGCGCGGAAGCTTGTCTCGGCGACTGCAATTGCACCGCTTATTCCTACAGCAATGGTAAATGCTCTGTCTGGCATGGAGACCTGCTTAATGTAGACCAGGCCGACAGCAATGCTATTAGTTCTCAAGATGTTCTTTACCTTCGCCTTGCCAAAAGTGATTTTCAGAGTTTGAACAAGACCAACAAGAAAACACCAACTGTTGTTATTGCTGCAAGTGTTATTGGTTCTGGACTAGTAGTGCTCATGCTAGTGTTTGTGATCTGGAGGAACAGATTCAGGTGGTGCAATGCTCCATTACACGGCATACAAGATAGTGGTGGTGGAATTATAGCCTTTAAATACACCGATTTATGCCGTGCTACTAAAAATTTCAGTGACAGACTTGGAGGAGGCGGTTTTGGTTCTGTGTTCAAGGGAGTGTTAGGTGACTCGACCGCTATTGCGGTGAAAAGACTTGATGATGCCCGTCAAGGAGAGAAGCAATTCCGGGCTGAGGTGAGCTCGATCGGAATGATCCAGCATATCAATCTAGTCAAATTGATTGGTTTCTGCTGCGAAGGTGACAAGAGGCTACTCGTGTATGAGCACGTGGTAAATGGGTCCCTTGATGCCCATCTATTTCAGAGCAACGCTACTGTCCTGAATTGGACCAGAAGGTATAAAATAGCCATTGGAGTTGCTAGAGGATTGTGCTACTTGCACCAGAGTTGCCGCGAATGCATCATACACTGCGATATCAAGCCAGAGAACATACTTGTTGATGCATCATTCGCTCCGAAAATTGCAGACTTTGGGATGGCAGCATTTGTAGGGAGGGATTTTAGCAGAGTCCTGACTACGTTTAGAGGGACAGCAGGGTATCTCGCCCCAGAGTGGCTTAGTGGAATTCCTATCACACCGAAAGTCGATGTTTATAGCTTTGGTATGGTAGTGCTGGAAATCATATCTGGAAAAAGGAACACGCCAGAAGTTTTCAGCAAGAGCAGTTACCATGTTGTGTATTTCCCGGTGCAGGCCATCAGGAAGCTTCATGAGGGAGACCTGCAGAGTTTGGTGGATCCACAGTTACAAGAAGACCTCAATTTGGAAGAGGCTGAAAGGTTGTGCAAAGTTGCATTTTGGTGCATCCAAGACAACGAATGTGATCGGCCGACAATGGTTGATGTTGTTCGGGTTCTCGAGGGTCTCCAGGAGCTTGATATGCCCCCAATGCCAAGACTACTTGCAGCTATAACGGAACGCGCCGATGCGGAGTTAATGTAA